Within the Roseomonas marmotae genome, the region TGGAGACGGGCCTGCGCTCGCTGGATGTGTTCACCCCCATCTGCCGGGGGCAGCGTATGGGCATCTTCGCGGCCTCGGGCGTCGGCAAATCGACGCTGATGGGCATGCTGGCGCGCTTCGTGGAGGCCGATGTCGTCGTCGTCGGGCTGATCGGCGAGCGCGGGCGGGAGGTGCGTGAATTCCTCGACCAGACTCTGGGCGAGGCCGGGCGCGCGCGCTCGGTCGTGGTAGTCTCGACCTCCGACCAGCCGGCGCTGGCGCGGCGCCGCGCGGCGCAGGCGACACTGGCGGTCGCCGAGCATTTCCGTGCCGAGGGCAAGCAGGTCTTCCTGCTGCTGGATTCCGTCACGCGCCTCGCCCATGCCCAGCGGGAGATCGGGCTGGCAGCGGGGGAGCCGGCCACCGCCCGCTCCTATACCCCTTCGGTCTTCAACGAGTTGCCGGCGCTGCTGGAACGCGCCGGGCCCGGGCCGGAGGGGGAGGGCGACATCACAGCCGTCTTCACCGTGCTGGTCGATGGCGACGATCATGACGAACCCATTGCCGATGCAGTGCGCGGCATCCTCGATGGGCATGTCGTGCTGGACCGCCGCATCGGCGAGCGCGGGCGCTGGCCGGCGGTCGATGTGCTGCGCTCGGTCAGCCGTACGCTGCCACGCTGTCATGCGGCCGAGGAGAATGCGCTGCTGACGGAAGCCCGCCGCCTGCTGGGCGCCTATGCCGATATGGCGGAGATGATCCGCCTGGGCGCCTACCGCGCCGGCAGTGATCCGCTCGTGGACTTGGCCATCCAGCGCCAGCCGGCGCTGGAGGCCTTCCTGAATCAGGGCGTGGACGAGCGCTCCGCCACACCGGAAGCTTTCGCGCGCCTAGCCGCCGCACTGCGGGAATGAAAGGCGCGGGGCGGCGGGCCTTCAGCGGCTCCCGATGACCGAGAAAAGCGCCGCCGCGCTGCTCCCCGCGAGGTGGTCCCCACCCCAGCCGATGGGCTGCACCAGGGCCACGATGCCGGAGGAACTTGCCAGGGCCCGCGCCTCCGCCACGCTGGATTGCGCCACATAGCGGTCCAGCAGCTTGGCCAGCTTGGCGGGATCCTTGAAGTCCCCGATGTCCATCCGGCTTTGCAGGGTGGATTTCTGCTGGTCTACATCCAGCCGGCCAAAGCTCTCCGGCAGCCCCAGCACGCTCTGCACCACCGCCGCCAGCTTGCGGTCGGCGATCACGTTGTACCAGCTTGTGACCTGCGGCAGGCTGCGCTTGGCATAGACGGCCTGGCGCAGGCTTTCCGATGTCTCGCCCAGCGATTCCTCGAAACGCGCCTGGGTGTAGAGGGAGACGATCTGCTCCACCGTGGCACTGTCCGCGACGGTGGTGCCACCCTTGGCGGGGATGGCCTGGCTGCCCGCGTTGCTGGCGCCGAGTCCGGCGCGGGCCGTGCTATCCGGATCAGCGTAGAAGGCGAAGTCCGTGGCGGTGCCACGGCCCTTGGCATCGCTGAAGATCAGCTTGCCGCCCAGCGCCGCGACGCTGATATCGCCGCGCCCGCCATCGGCTTTGCGGAAGGCGGCCTGCAGGCTCGCCGCCAGGTCCATCCGGTTGCCGATACCCTCCAGGGAAAGGGACGTGATCGCCACGCCGCCAAAGCGGCCGCTGAAGCTGGTGAAGGCCTGCCCCTGGCGGATGCCCTCGACCTCCACCGTGGCTCCGGAGGGAACGGCCGGGATCTCCGGGATCCTCAGCCCGCCATAGTTGAGCGCCGAGGCAATCTGCTTGTAGCGGCCATCGACCATCCGCGCCGCCACGGAGCCCTGATCCTTCGGGTCGCTCTCCAGCACCTTCTGCATCAGCGCGTTCATGCCGACCTGGGCATCCAGGCCAAAGGCCTTCAGCACCATCTCCTGCAGCCGCCGGTCGGCCAGCAGCTCCTTCGCCGTCCCGTTGGTGGGAAGGGCCGCGCGCAGATAGGCGATGTCACGTTGCAGGCCGGGATCCCTGCTGAAAGCCTTGAAATCCGCGATGGACTTGCCCTGCAGGATCTTCCAGCCGGCGATGCCACCGGGCAGGCCGGTGCTGATGATGCCGACGCTCATGCCTTCAACGAGGCCTCCTGATCAGGCCTTGCCGCATGACAAGGGATGGGCAGGCGCAGCGGTGCGCGGCCGGTTCCGCATCGCACGCGCTCCGCCTCCGCGCGACAGAGCGAATGGACCAGTCTCGGCGGGTCCGGAGTAGGATCGATCATCATTCTCAGCTCCGAAGCCGTGTCGGGATGGGGGCAGGACGATCGCGGGGATTCAGGGCGCTCGCGCCGCCTCGGACATGACGCCGCGCCGGCTGGGCATGGCTTGCTCCCGCGCCGTGCCCTCGCGCCGGAAGCGCTCGGGTGGGTCGAGATCCAGCAGCGCCGCCTCGTACATTACCAGCTCACGTAGCGCAGACAGTGCGCGATAGGTATTGCCGGCCTGCATCTGTCCCTCGGCCTCGTCCAGCAGGCTGATATGCTCGGGCTTCAGGAAGGCGCCGCGCAGCCGGGCGATCTGCTCGGCGAATGCATCCGTGCGGCCCAGCACGGGCTGTGCGTGCAGCAGCACGCCCTGCGCGGCGAAATAGGCGCGACGGACGGGGGTAGAGGCATCCTCGGCCGGTAGAACATCCTTCTCGCGCACGATCTGCGCCTTGGTCTCCAGCATCAGATAGGCGCGACGGTCGCCATTGGTGACGACGGCGCCATTGATGAAAAGCTTCTCGCCTGGTGCAAGCTTCAGAATCAGGGACATCACAGGGCATCCGGCTGCACGGTGGGATCGGGCCGCAGGCCCAGCATCACCGCGCGGTTGATGTCGATCAGTGCCTGCGGGCTCTTGCGCTCGCGCAGCACGCGGTCGCTCTCGGCGAAGACCCAGCGCGCCAGTGACAGCAGCTGGGCACGCAGCGTGATCTCGCAGGTATTGGCTTCCTCCGCCAGATCGGCGGCGAAGGCGGTCCAGAGCATGCGGTTCTCATGAACGGCGCCGGGAAGGGCGGCGGGGCTGCCGCCGGGCAGGGCCGCGAGCTCCAGCAACGCGGCGGCACGGGCCAGTACGCGGTATTCGATGACCCTCGGATGTTCCGTCTCACGAATGACGGCGCCATAGGCCGCTCCGGCACCAGCGGAGCGTTGCAGGGGCGCCTGGAGAAGGTCGGGGGGAGCAAGGCTCAGCATCGGATTCTTCCTTGGTCACGCGCCGGGCCGGGAGCGCCGGCGCTGTGCATGCGCGGGCCGGAAGGCCAGCCGACGCTCTGCGCCGGCTGGCCCTTGGGGCCGGGTGGCGCACGGCTGGAACCGTGCGCCCATCCGGCTTACTGGAAGAGACGGAGGATGCTCTGCGGCGCCTGGTTGGCGATGGAGAGCGCCTGGGTGCCGAGCTGCTCCTGCACCTGAAGAGCCTGCAGGCGGGCGGCCTCCTCCGACATATCGGCATCCACCAGCGCGCCGAGGCCGGTGGTCAGCGTATCCACCAGCTTGTCCAGGAAGTCCCTCTGGAGGTCGATGCGGGTGGCCGTGGTACCGAAGGCGGCAGCCGCATTCGCCGCATTGGTGCCGGCTGCGTCCAGCTTCTGCAGCAGCACGTCGTAGTCAGTCTTCGAGGAGTTGAAGCTCAGCACATCATCCGTGCCATTTCCGCTCACGATGGACAGCTTACCCATGGAATCCACCGAAGCGCCGAAGCTCGTTCCTCCCGTCGGCGCCGCCGTGTTTGTGAAGGCAGCCGTGCCGGTATTCCACTTGGTCGCGCCAGTGCCGGTCACCAGCGCGTCCCGCAGCTTCTCGGCGATATCCTTACCGGTGACATTCGGGTTGGTCACATCGGCGGCGGCCACGGCGATGACATAGACATTCTCATCTACATTAGTGCCGTCATAGATCTTGTCGCCGGTGGCCATACCATTGTCGACGACCTTCAGCTTATAGGTGTGGGCGCTGTCCGCATCGGTGGCCGATGTCTGCACCTGCACCACGAATTCGTCGCCGAGCTGCAGCGGCTTGTCGGCGAAAGTCATGTCCAGGCGCCGCACACCGGCATCCAGGTCGAGATCGGAAGTGCCGAGGCCGAGAGTGGCGGAGCCTACCGCGGCGCCCACCCCCATCTCCACCTTCAGCGAGTTGGAGGTGCTGTAGACATCGTTGCTGACGGAACCCAGGCGCAGGGTGGAATCGCGGTTCTTGGTGCTGATGGTGAAGGTATTGGTACCGGACACGCGCTCGGCCGTGAACTTGTCCTTGAAGCCCGCATCGGCATTCATGAA harbors:
- a CDS encoding FliI/YscN family ATPase, whose product is MTEYFRKTGAPRPETRSAASLGDAPALLRQMPRVTRWGRLAGVRGAALSVEGLGGGLAIGDRMLVRRPAQPAIEGEFVAFEGRAALAVPEGHTEGLAPGARVWLEEPLALAPSDAWLGRVIDGQGRPLDGGGPLPSGRRVVPLRRAAPDALRRRLVGPRLETGLRSLDVFTPICRGQRMGIFAASGVGKSTLMGMLARFVEADVVVVGLIGERGREVREFLDQTLGEAGRARSVVVVSTSDQPALARRRAAQATLAVAEHFRAEGKQVFLLLDSVTRLAHAQREIGLAAGEPATARSYTPSVFNELPALLERAGPGPEGEGDITAVFTVLVDGDDHDEPIADAVRGILDGHVVLDRRIGERGRWPAVDVLRSVSRTLPRCHAAEENALLTEARRLLGAYADMAEMIRLGAYRAGSDPLVDLAIQRQPALEAFLNQGVDERSATPEAFARLAAALRE
- a CDS encoding DUF1217 domain-containing protein; translation: MSVGIISTGLPGGIAGWKILQGKSIADFKAFSRDPGLQRDIAYLRAALPTNGTAKELLADRRLQEMVLKAFGLDAQVGMNALMQKVLESDPKDQGSVAARMVDGRYKQIASALNYGGLRIPEIPAVPSGATVEVEGIRQGQAFTSFSGRFGGVAITSLSLEGIGNRMDLAASLQAAFRKADGGRGDISVAALGGKLIFSDAKGRGTATDFAFYADPDSTARAGLGASNAGSQAIPAKGGTTVADSATVEQIVSLYTQARFEESLGETSESLRQAVYAKRSLPQVTSWYNVIADRKLAAVVQSVLGLPESFGRLDVDQQKSTLQSRMDIGDFKDPAKLAKLLDRYVAQSSVAEARALASSSGIVALVQPIGWGGDHLAGSSAAALFSVIGSR
- a CDS encoding flagellar biosynthesis repressor FlbT produces the protein MSLILKLAPGEKLFINGAVVTNGDRRAYLMLETKAQIVREKDVLPAEDASTPVRRAYFAAQGVLLHAQPVLGRTDAFAEQIARLRGAFLKPEHISLLDEAEGQMQAGNTYRALSALRELVMYEAALLDLDPPERFRREGTAREQAMPSRRGVMSEAARAP
- the flaF gene encoding flagellar biosynthesis regulator FlaF; translated protein: MLSLAPPDLLQAPLQRSAGAGAAYGAVIRETEHPRVIEYRVLARAAALLELAALPGGSPAALPGAVHENRMLWTAFAADLAEEANTCEITLRAQLLSLARWVFAESDRVLRERKSPQALIDINRAVMLGLRPDPTVQPDAL
- a CDS encoding flagellin; protein product: MASSILTNNGALTALQSLKATQKSLLTTQNRISTGLKVASAKDNAATWAVATAMRSDIANTKQVSENLSVSSAIVATAQTAAEKINDIVKEIRTKVTSAQNPAVDKAQVQADIDGYVDNINSIVAAATFKGVNLINEDGTQRVLTSVNTVNGVSTGDYADLSKQNLKVEEGSMLSSLKNLTVLSRADQTLANQNDGVQKLTYSVGATLALKTGNEVAVDYVDAKGANRSLTVKLTKDISTIDDLMTFMNADAGFKDKFTAERVSGTNTFTISTKNRDSTLRLGSVSNDVYSTSNSLKVEMGVGAAVGSATLGLGTSDLDLDAGVRRLDMTFADKPLQLGDEFVVQVQTSATDADSAHTYKLKVVDNGMATGDKIYDGTNVDENVYVIAVAAADVTNPNVTGKDIAEKLRDALVTGTGATKWNTGTAAFTNTAAPTGGTSFGASVDSMGKLSIVSGNGTDDVLSFNSSKTDYDVLLQKLDAAGTNAANAAAAFGTTATRIDLQRDFLDKLVDTLTTGLGALVDADMSEEAARLQALQVQEQLGTQALSIANQAPQSILRLFQ